ATCATAGCCGATTATTGGAATGCTATCTCTTCTGGTGTCAAGGGCACTTAGTACATTCGAGACTAGTAAATTATCAGAAGATGCGACCAAAATATGTCCTATGGTATCTCTAGTCATTATTAATGAATCTCCGTCTCCCACTTTTACCTTTACAGTATTGCTAATGTAAACTTTACCTCCTGTATATGTAGTGTCATCATCATAAACCTCCGTTAAAGACCTTAGAATTTCGGTACTAGCTACAGCGGATCTAGATGCCGCCATCCAAGTAATATTAAATGAATCCGCCTCAAGCATCCTTTTGTAAGTATATGCAAAAACCGAATCTTGGGGTTTGCTACCGTAAAAAATTGTAGCATTCTTACTTTCCATATTTTCAATTGCATACTTAGCGGCTGTTTTCGCTCTTGTTTCTGCTGTTGATTTCATCAAAAATGAATACGGATTAGCGGCTATGGTCTCTGAATTAGTTGACAATGGATTTACCATATTAATCTTATGTTTATAAGAATAATCTCGCACCAAACTTGCTGGAATCGGATAAAGTGGACCAATTATCATATCCATTTCCAATAACTCTCCACTTTCAATAATTTTAGTGGTTTTAAGGCTATCTCGGTCAGTATCGTAAGAAAATAGCTCGATCTTCTGACCGTTGGCGTTTAACTCCTCTATGGCAATTTTTATACCTTGATACAAATCCAGCACAAATTGATTTCCCTTGCTTCCTTTTGAGGTGGACAGACTTTCTGCCATTAACGGCAACAACACAGCTACCCTATACTTATCCTTTTTTTCTGTTACACTTTTATCTACAAAATCGAAACTAGCACGATTCAAATCAAAAGAGTCGATCAAAAATTCCATCAGCTCAACCTGACGATCAACCATGGGTTGTTCATTTATCTTCTTAGCCAAATATTTTGCTAGAACCTCATCGTATGGATTAAGCTCCATGGCTTTTTGCAATAGAGGGATACTGTCATAGGCGAACAAAGTCACTTTTTTGATTTCATTCGCTATAATTTTCAAATCATCTTTTTCAGTGCTGTTCAAGACATTAAGACCTTTCATCAAGTTCCCTTCCTGCATCAGCATTTTTCCATACCATAGATTAACCTCATCAATTTTCTCCCAATCGGAGTGGGTAGTCCTGATATTCCCTAGCACTTCAAGCGCTCGGTCTTTATTCCCAGTTTCATAAGCAGAAATACCATAAAAATAAGAGGCATATAAATAGAAAGGATTGTTTTCGTTCAAATCAAGTAAATTCTTGAAGTGATTTTGAGCCCTTTGATAATCACCTGATTTAAAATAATTCTTCCCAGACAAGTACTCTGATTGATAATTTACTTGGGCATTCAGCTGGAATGCACTAATTATAAATATCAATCCGAAAATGACTAATGATTTTGATCGCATGCTATTTTTATTAAAACATTAATTAATCCTGCTCTGTCGAACCCTGTTTACAAAGCCAGACAAGTTTAAATTTAAACTGCTTACTCCCATTCAATAGTGGCTGGGGGTTTAGAACTTATATCATAAACAACCCTGTTTACTCCTTTTACTTTATTGATAATTTCATTCGATACGTCACTTAGAAAATCATACGGTAAATGTACCCAATCGGCTGTCATTCCATCCACACTTGCTACGGCCCTAAGTGCCACCACTCGCTCGTAGGTTCTTTCATCTCCCATCACACCAACAGATTGGATGGGTAATAGGATAGAGCCCGCTTGCCAAACTTGGTCATAAAGTCCTCTTTCCTTCATCATTCCAATAAAGATTGAGTCTACTTCTTGGATGATATTTACTTTCTCTGGAGTTACATCTCCCAAAATTCTGATAGCCAAGCCTGGCCCCGGAAATGGGTGTCTTCCTAGAATTTTATGATCTATTTCCAGCGCTTTGCCAACTGAACGTACACCGTCTTTAAAAAGTGTTTTCAAAGGCTCAACCACCTTTAAATTCATTTTCTCTGGAAGCCCACCTACATTATGATGAGATTTAATAGTGGCCGATGGACCCTTTACTGAAACAGATTCGATGATATCAGGATAAATGGTTCCTTGAGCTAACCATTTCACATCTTTGATGGCTTTAGCTTCTTGGTCAAAAACGTCTATAAAAGTTTTTCCAATTGCTTTTCTTTTTCCTTCAGGATCTGATATCCCTGCTAAAGCTTTATAAAATTGGTCTTTGGCATCAACTCCTTTTACATTTAAACCCATGTGCTTATAGGAATCCAATACCTCCTCAAATTCATTCTTTCTGAGCAAACCATTATCTACAAAAATGCAGTAAAGATTTTTGCCAATCGCATGATGAATCAGCATGGCAGCTACAGAAGAATCTACTCCTCCAGAGAGGCCCAACACTACCTTATCTTGTCCTAGTTGTTCTTTTAACTCTGCTATTGTAATATCAGCAAATATCTCGGAAGTCCAATCTTGGGAGCAACCACAGATTTTAACCAAGAAATTTTCCAATAGTTGTTTACCCTCAATCGTATGAGTCACTTCGGGATGAAATTGAATACCAAAAGTAGGCTCGTTTTCCAATTCGAAAGCGGCCACTTCCACTGAAGGGGTACTGGCAATAATTTTAAAACCTTCCGGCAAAGTTTTGATAGTGTCGCCATGTGACATCCAAACTTGTGAGCCCTTGGTCAAATTTTTCAGCAAATCATTATCCGCATCAAAGCTTGTAAGTTTGGCACGACCATATTCTCGGATTTCAGAAGGCAGAACCTCTCCACCATTATTTTGAGCCAAATACTGCGCACCATAACAAACTCCCAATAACGGAATTTTTCCTCGGTATTTTTCAAGATCAATTTTAGGGGAATCCTCGTCTCTAACGGAACAAGGGCTTCCTGAAAGAATCACGCCTTTCACATCTGGTGTTAATTCAGGGGCATCATAGAAGGGATGTATTTCACAATAAACATTGAGTTCGCGGACTCTTCTGGCAATGAGTTGAGTATACTGCGACCCAAAATCAAGAATAATAATTTGCTCTGTCATGGTGCAAAAATAATAGGATGAATCAGTTAAGCATAGAAAAAAATAAGATTGCTTTTAATTAATTCATTGTCAATGATTTATAAATATGATTTTAGGGGAAAATTAGCGGTTTTGAGGGATTTCGCCTCCATTATTAAAAAATATTGATTTCATGGTAAAAATATTTACTATTTTAAATGTGGGAAATCTATTGTATCACCCAATATATTTCGCCCTTTCAGGGCTTGGTTGAGTTTCAGTTTTATGAGTGTAGGGCTACACCCTACGTTGAGATATATTAGCCCTTCGTGCCTAAGAGTTTCTGCAAACCTATACCATTATAAGCAATCCCTATGGAAGAATAAGTATTTTTTTATGAAAAAAGAATAATCAGATGAAATCTGGTATAGTCCTAAGTTCAGCCTTAAAAGGGTATAATATCAAAACATAGAGTGAAGTCCTCTGATAAAAAATGAACACACTCTTAAGCCCTGAAAGGGCGTAATAAAAAGGCAAATAGCGCAATACTATCAACTAAAAACCCTGAATCCCCAAACTAGCATATCATCAACTTGCTCACTATTTGCCATCCATTCTTCTATCGTCTCTCTTAAAATCATTCCCTGCGTTTCCATTTTTTTCATATGATTGGTAGATAGCAATTCCCTGAAATTTCTGATCATAAATTTTTTATCCCTATCACCTCCAAACTGATCTACATACCCATCAGAAAACAAGTAAAAGCAAGTATCACCCACTAGGTTGATTTCATGATTATCAAAATCTTTAATATTTCTTTTCTCATCTAAACCTACCGTTGTTTTATTACCTCTAATTTGTTGAAGTTGCTTGTTTTGAATATATATTAAAGAATGATTGGCACCAGAGAAGTAAACTTTATTATTCTTTTTATCCCAGACACAAATTGAGATATCCATCCCGTCCCTATTGTCGCTTTGCTCTTGTCTCAAGATATGTATAACACTCAATTTTAGCTGTTTAAGGATTTCGTTAGGCTGGGTAATGCCTTTGAAATTCACGATATGATTCAACATGTCATGTCCTATAAAACTCATAAAAGCACCTGGGATGCCATGACCAGTGCAATCAGCTACCGCCAATATTACTTTATCTTCAGATTCACTAAACCAATAAAAATCTCCGCTAACGATATCCTTAGGATTATAATATATGAAGTAATCTTCTAATTGCTTGCTGATTCGATGCGAGAAAGGCAATAGTGCGGTTTGAATTCGCTTTGCATAATTGATACTATCAGTAATGTTTTTGTTTTTTTCTTCAATCAACTCATTTTTTCTCACCACGTCCGAATTAATGCTCTTTAATCGTTCCGCTTGTGTCTCTATTTCCTCTCTTTGTTGGCGAATTTCCTCATTTTGAACTCGTAATTGATTATTAGCCCTTTGCTTTTGGTTTTTTGCCCGGAAAGTCACAACTGCAAATACAATCAATATCACCAGAATACTGATTATCGCTAAATTCAAAATTCGCTGTTGTGTTATTTGCTTTCGTTTGAGCTCTTGATCTATTCTTAATATTTCATTTTCCTGCTCCTTTTGTTCAGACTCATAAATAACTCTCAAGTTTGCAATTTGCTTTTGCTTTTCTTCATCCATGAGCTGATTCTCATAATTATAGGCTGAGTCTTTAAATTGATAGGCTAATTGATGCATGCCTTTTTGATAGAAGATTTTCGATAAATTATCAAAGGATTTAATCTTCCATTTAAGGGAATTCATTTGTCTAGCAATTTTTAATGCCGCCTGCGCATTATCCTCAGCCGATGACCATTTATTAGTACTAATATAAACTTTTACTAAAAAATTTAAGTATTCTACTGCCCCCAGATAATCTTGGTCTTCAATTAAATAGTCTAAAGCTCCTTTAGTCATTTCTATGGCTTCATAATTATTGCCTAGTTGATAATTAACCTTAGCTTGCACACCTAAGGCATATGCCATTCCATTGATATCTCCTAATTGATTAAAAATATTGTAGGCATCCATTTCTAATTTTAATGCCTTTTCGTTTTCACCTGTTGCCTGATAGACTTCGCCTATATTTAATTTATATACCCCTGTGCTCATGGCGTATTCGGAGGAATCAATTAGGTTCAAAGCTTTATTATAGTATTTCTTGGCATTCTCGTAATCTTCTTGATTGAAATATAAAATACCCAAGCTATTGGAAGAGTTTGCTACGCCTTTGGAATCACCCAAAAGCTCATAATTTCTAAGCGATTCCAGTAGGTTTGAAATAGCTTTTTCATAATCTCCTAAAACCGTATAAATAGCTCCTAAAACATGTAGGGCGCTCGCCTTGGCGGTATAATTATCATTCTGTTTTGCTAATTTTAAGGCATCATTAGCATATTTCAGTGCCACATCAGGCTGGACTGACCGGTAGCCAATTGCCAAATCAAGGTAAATGCTAGCTTTAATACTATCATTTGAATTTTCCGCTACATTTAATAAGCTATCCACTTCCGAATTTTGGGCAGAAAGCGGCAGGCTAATGAGTGGCAGAAATAAGACAAATAAATATTTTATCATTTTAGATTCCAAAAAAATTAATGAACTGGATGCAGTTTACATCCTTCCATAATTTCTCATTATATTTCGAATTGATTATAAACAATCAAAGCTGAATTGAAAATAATCTATAATTATCTGAATACAAAAATATAATTTTATCTATTTCAATAATCATGGAACAATCCTTTAAAAACTTTGTATTTTCATTTTTTACAGTTATTACTCTTAGCGTAATGACAACAGAAATTGCATTTTCTCAGGATAACATTGATAAGAAAACAGTTGACCTAGACACCGCTATTTACGAAACTGATAAAAATTCTCTTTTCCCATTGCCCGTGGTTTATTATACCCCTGAAGCAGGACTTTTCTATGGCGCAGCCATTTTATATAATTTTTTCACCAGCAGAAAAAAACCGATCAATGCCAGTCAGGTTCAATTGGCTGCGGGTTATACCACTAAACAACAAACTTTAATATTCGTGCCTTTTCAGATTTTCTGGGATCAGAACAAATGGAGAAGTATAGGCGAACTGGGCTATTATAATTATGCCTACCCTTTCTACGGCATCGGAAACAATGGACAACAGGATGTCTTTTCAACTTATAGGGCCAGTTTCCCCAGAGTACGTGTGTTTTTATTAAAAGAGACCGCACCTAATTTATTTGTGGGAGGTCGATACTGGTTTGAAAATTATGATATCTTCATGTGGGACAATGCCGGAAGTTTTCAGCAGGAGGATTTTTCAGGAGGCACTTACAACCGAACCAGTGGTTTAGGACCTGCCATGATTTATGACACCAGGGATGGCGTTTACTATCCAAGAAATGGGCATTATTTGGAAAGTTTTATTGAATTCAATCATCAATATACGGGCAGTACGCATAATTACACTGCCATTTCATTTGACTATGCCTATTATTATTCCCCTGCCGACAAAACGGTTTTGGCCGCTAACGCCTTCTCGTGGTCGAATATTGGAGATGTTCCTTTCAATAGACTGGCACAATTGGGTGGTAATAAAAAAATGAGAGGCTATTTTCAAGGCTACTTCCAAGACAACAATCTATTGCTGGGACAAGTTGAAATAAGACAAGAACTTTTCTGGAGGATAGGACTAACAGCTTTTGGTTCTGCCGGCCAAACCGCCCCCACTTGGGGAGACTATGGTATGAGCAGATGGAATTATGCCGGAGGTGCTGGTTTGCGCTTCACTTTTGACACCAAAAAACACATCAACGTAAGATTGGATTATGCTGTCGGAAAAGATAGCAATGGTTTTTATATAGCTTTTAATGAGGCTTTTTAGTATTAATTAAAGCTTGGAATTAATTATATTCTTTGGTACTTACATTTTTCGTGGGGCCACAAAAAACCCTCAATCGACAATATGATTGAGGTTTTTTTAAACCATAAACAATTAAACTAAACTACTATAAAATAACTACTGCAACTCCGTGAAATTACCTAAATCCAATGTCCAGTCGTAGTCTTTATAATTGACATCCGGATCAGCATCTTCCGGAATGCAATCATATTTTCTTAAAAATCCGATTACTCCACCTTTATCTGAGAAATCGCCTTTAAACCAACTGAAAAGTGTGGTGACATATACTTCGTCTTCGATTTGGTCATATTTTGTTGTCCTTTTTAAAAACTGACGGGTTATCTGATCCAATTCTTTGTCTAATTCATAAGCACTGTAAACCGCCACATAAGGACAAGAAGTAGCTCCGCAATTCAAGGCAAAATGAATTCTTCCGTCTGTTTCATTTACCCTAAATTGTTTTTCCAATTTGCTAGCAAAAGGATCTTTCATAAATCCCATTGATAATTTAACTTTAGAGCCCCTAATAATTCCATGTTCTATAAAATCAAGGCTTAATAATTCTCCACCAACATTGATTTGATCTGCTTTAAAGAAAGCGCCTCTATCATCAAAAAGTGCAGGATCTTCCGTTAATAGAATTTGCACAAAGGCATTGTAGGTATTAATCCAAAAAGCTTTGGTTTTATTATCGGTATCTAAAGACTCAGCTAACTTATTTAATGGCAGCGCCTTATATTCATTAACATAGTTTTTGTAATCGTTCTCACTTTTAACAGCCGTTATCAATTTCATGCTTAATCGCACGAATTCATTGGGCTCATTCATAATTTTACTTTGCGCTTGACTACTAAAGCCGAAAAAAATAAAAGAAAAACTAAATAGAGTAAGGGTAAATCTTTTCATTATTGTTATTTCGTAAGTTATTTCAATCTAAGTACGCAATATTTTAAACTACAGATGCCCGAAACCCAGAATAATAAAATAACTGTCATTATTCCGACACTCAATGAAGCAGAAAACATTGAGCAGTTACTCCACTATTTGCATCAAGATGCAAGCGATAAAGTCGCAGAAATTATTGTCAGTGATGCTGAAAGCAAAGACAAGACGCAAGAAATAGCCAAGGAAAAGGGTGCGATAGTAATCTGTACTAAGCAAGCTTCCAGGGCACATCAAATGAATGAAGCTGCAAAAATGGCGACAGGTGATATTTTATATTTCGTGCATGCAGATGCAAAACCACCTAAAAGCTTTGTAAACGATATTTTAAAAGCGATTGAAAAGGGAAATGACTTCGGTTGTTACCGTTTTAAGTTTGAATCGAAAAGTCCTTTGCTGGCTGTCAATTCCTGGTTTACTCGTTTTAAAGTATTATGGTGTAGAGGTGGAGATCAGACCCTGTTTATTAAAAAATCTGTTTTTGAGCAAAATAATGGATTCGATGAGGAATACGTAGTAATGGAAGATTTCGAATTAATTAAAAGACTATGGAAAAAACATCCATTTGGAATTATCCCTAAATCCGTAAAAGTATCTGCTAGGAAATATGAACTCAATAGTTATTGGACAGTGAACATGGCGAATCTGAAAATGTACCGCATGTTTATGAAAGGGTATCATCCTCAAATCTTGAAGGAAAAGTATTTACGGTTGATAAAGCATCCGAAGGCTTAAAAGAAGCCCCTTAACATAGGGCTTCAAAATCATCCATACCATAATTCTTTCTAAAGCAATTTTCATAAATCAACTATTCTCTGATCAATCTATCGGTCATCAATTGACCCTTCCAATAGACATTAACTATATAAAGACCCTTGGGATATTTTTTCATATCTAATGCAAAGGATCCCTTGTGCAGTTCCCCCTGTAGAACTTGAAATCCTCTTGCATCTATAACTGAATAATATGTCCTTTTTGATGAGTATCTATCCTTTATAACAGTTGAATTATTTAGTACAGTGGTCCTATATGTATCACATGGTTCAATAGGCTCAATTACTTTATAAGTCATGTCTCCTGATGAAGGATTTGACCCTTCACGTTGTAATGTAGCTGAACAACCACCTCCACCACCACCAGATGAACTAACTGTAACATATTTATAAGTTGTTACTGTTCGACACCCGTTATACACTGAACCTGTAATCTGATATGTTCCAGGAGAAATGAATGCAAGACTCAGCTGTCTGCTGGAATTAGTATATATCGTCCAGCAATTGGAATAACAACCACCAGAATATTTCCTTACCGTCATAGTATACGAACTTCCTCTTGAAATTGATGATAAGGTATAGTTTAACACATTGTTTTCATAGCCTGATGTTGGACCGCTAATGGAAATACTGGAATTACTGCCAGAGGGTATTGTAACATCTTTCCTTATTCTAGCAGTTCCACAACCAGATTTCACTACTCTAGCTGAAACATAGCCAGTGCCAGAACCATTTTTATTAATGGAAATTGTATTCGTACCATTACCTGAGGTTATTGTGATGTTACTACTTGATGTCCAATAAATTGAGCTATTTGCAGGTCTATTCACTATGCTGTAAGTTTGAGTACCACATACCTTTGAAGATCCGGATATGTAAACATCATCACACATTTTTTCCTGACAAGGTTGATTATAACTTTGAATTTCGTTCCAGAGAAATTCAGAATTACCGTCATTCCATTCTACATGAGCCTCATTACTCGGAGCCGTGTACCAACTATCGAAGGGTGTCTCACATATATTATAAGTGGGGCTGTAAATGTTTTGATAAATCTGAGGATTTTGATGGTTCATTACGTCTAATGCACTCGCTGTCGGAACAAAAGTTACTTGCCTTAAAAAACTAGTCCAAACATTATCAGGTGAAAAAAACAATCCTCCTGCAGAAGTCGAATAAGAAGCCTTAGCTGAGTGATATCTGTCACGTCCCGAAATCAAATAAATAAATAAAAAGGGATTTACACTCCAGTATCTGCCCTCGTAAACATTAGTGCTTTGATTACTATTATGCAGAGACTTAATCTGAACTAGCGTCCTTGAAAATAAGCCCCATGTCGGAATGTCTAATAAAAACCCTTCCGATAAACCGGGTAATACAATTTCAAAAACGCCCCTGTCTTTATTGATTATAAACTGATCAGGTGTTAAGTTTGGTCTATCATCAATTCGATCACCGTTGGATATCGAAACATTTCGGCATAGCTTTGGATTCCCTAAATTATTCAGTTCATTAAAAAAAGATTGATTTAAGGAAATATCATTTCTATAGTGGACTGAGAGCATTTGCCTTGCAGCCGGAGTTTCAATTAATTTTTTAATATCAAGTAAGGTGGGAAATAAGAAATGAAGATTAATCCCTGAAACGCGCATATCATTTAAATGCTGAATCATGTATTGGGCGCCAACGGGCACATTATTACCATCGAAACCTGCATCAAAAGCAACATTTAATCGTACTTCGTGATCTTCCGAAAACCGTTTTTCCCAATCTGCCAATGCATATTTAGCTATGACACCTCCTGAACTCAAACCAATAATGACTATATCCTCCTCACGCTCCGAATGAGCTTTTAGCTCCTTAATTGCTTTCTGTACCAAATAAGCACTATTTTGCATATAATCAGTTGATTCGTCAAAGTTTAGATGTACTATATCGTAACCATTTGTTTCTAATCTATCCTTTAACAATTGTACTTCTGCTAACTTTTTTCTAAAAACGAATTGTAATCTTTCGGTTTATCCCTTTCCCATATCCAAAGCGTGGCAGGGTTAACATAATCTGTCTCGTCAAAGCCTTCCACAATCAATATTGGTTTATCCAGCTTTTCACTAGAGGATTCACCGTAATCGTAGGTTAAGGTACCGCTTGCGTAATTGGATGAAAGCGAATATTTATCGTCTGCTGTGATTGGGTCTGTAAAGTCTCCTCCTTCCTCTATAGTTCTATTTGATTCGCTTTTCCTGATTTGAAAATACTTAGAGTGGGACTGCATTTTATCCTCAAGAGAGAAAATGATTTTAACCGAATCCTGATTTTGATATCTTATTGTGTAATAAGAACCGGGTTTGAGTTCTCGAAACCCATTTCCATCACCAAAATCAACCTTTAGGTCTTTTTTCTTAAATTCATTGTTCGAGAAAAATGATTTGTTGTCGAGGTAGAAAGTTTGATTTTGCTTCAATTCTTGGCTTCCCAGCGAACCCATCGCAAACATAGATTTCTCCACAAAAAACTCATCCTCTATTTTGTTCGAATTATTTACTAACTTCTTATTTTTCAAGATTATCTCCCCAGAGCTAATAGCGTTTTCTATTAGCCGATTATAATGGAAAGCAAACCCGGCCATGTAAATGGTATCATTGCTTCCCTTACCTTTTGCAAATAAGTCCTCAATCTCTGAATAATGCTTGAGCTGGTTTTTCTCTTTAATTTGCATGGTGAAAAGCGTGGCATAGATTTTACGCAATTCTGTTTCATCTACATAATTTGAATCTGAAAGTTCACCATTATAATAGTCTATTCTTGTAAAAGGATGCCCCTGTTCCAGCAGCAGATTAGTTGACAATTTGTTCAGTTGGAAATTATCAAATAAGTGCTCATAAAATTCTTCATGATTTGAAATGGTATCATATTTTTGCGCCATTAAAAAAACTGGGCATAGTAATATTAAGGTTAAAATTTTAAGTTTCATTTTAAGGTGATTTTAAGTTTAAAGAAATGCTATAAAGTCATATCAAATCTGCCATTGGTAATTTCAACTGTTTCCCCTTCTTTAGAGAATACAGTTCCGGAAAAGGTTCCAGCAAAAATACCCGCATCCAAATCTATTTTATGAAGATTGATTACCGCATTGCTACCATCCTCAATATTGGATCTATAATTTACACTATTATCATCATTATATTCGATATAGTTGTGATCTGATATCAGTTCGTAGGTTTTATTTTCCTCAAGTTTTTCATTAGCAACTAATAAAATGGATAAACTATGGCTATTGCAACTGCCACTTAAGGTAAAAGTAGAGTCATTAGGATTCCCAATTGCATGAGCAGACTGCCAAAGTCCTTCTATGCAGCCTTCTTGAACTTCACCGTCTGCTTCATAACCAAAGGTGCCTTTGCCTTCGGCTGTAATGGGAGGGAGTTTGTTTGGAAGTACTTCTTTGCACCCCTGATTTATAATAAACATGCATAAAAGAAAAAATAAGATAGACTGTTTCATTAGGTAAGGCTTTGATACTTATGTTAGATATTATTTCTTTATTAAAAAAACAAGTAGACTATATAATTTTTCATAAAGTTCTATTTTTAAGCAATCTTCAACCTTACAGAATACTATAAAGTTTTATCAAATCTGCCGTTGGTAATTTCAACTGTTTCCCCGACCTGAGAAAATACAGCTTCGGAAAAGATATCTTTTTTGCCTTCGAAAGTGATGAAGGACTTTGAGCTAATTAAAAGGCTGTGGAAAAAACATCGATTTGGAATTATTCCTAAATCCGTAAAAGTATCTGCTAGGAAATATGAACTCAATAGTTATTGGACAGTGAACATGGCGAATCTGAAAATGTACCGCATGTTTATGAAAGGCTATCATCCTCAAATCTTGAAAGAAAAATATTTTCAGTTGATAAAGCATCCGAAAGAAAGTAAATAGTCAACCCTTATTTAAATTAAATTTGACATGTTGACAATAAATCCATTTCCCACCTTTCAGGTGTTTTCACCTGAAAGAATCTATTAGATGCGATGAGCCAATTTAGTAGTTGTTTAGGTGAAAACACCTAAACATGGTAGGGGGTTACAGCAGTTATTTAAGTGAGAACACCTTAATACGTGAAGAACAAAATAACGTGACCAAATTCAGCCACTAATTATATAAAAACATCAACAATAGTCAACCCCTCCAATTTAAACTCACCTATTGAGCTATAAACCCTAATTACCCAATTTGCTTTCCAAAATTAAACGACATTTATGGAAAGACTAAAAGATAAAGTAGCGGTGATTACGGGTGGAGCCAACGGAATTGGAAAAGCCACCGCAGAAAAATTCATTGCCGAAGGTGCTCAAGTTGCCATTTGGGATATTACTAAAGAAAAAGGTGAAGAAACTGCCAAAGATTTAGGAAACAATACCAAATTCTATCAAGTAGACACTACTTCGTTTGAGCAAGTTGAAAAAGCGGCAAAGCAAACTCATCAAGATTTTGGTAAAATCGACATCCTCATCAACAATGCTGGTATCACACAAGATGCGACATTAACTAAAATGACGATCGAGCAATGGCAGAAAGTATTGGATGTAAATCTCAGCGGAGTGTTTTATTGCACTAAAGCTATTTCACCTTTCATGGTGGAGCAAGCCTACGGAAGAATTGTTAATGCTTCATCAGTGGTAGGTGTTTACGGCAATTTTGGACAAACCAATTATGTAGCTACAAAAGCTGGGGTAATCGGTATGACCAAGACTTGGGCAAAAGAATTAGGCAGAAAAGGAATTACCGTGAATGCAATTGCTCCGGGCTTTATTGCTACGGAAATGGTCAAAAGCATACCGGAAAAAGTAATCAATATGCTAGAAGGAAAAACACCACTGGGAAGATTAGGTGAACCGTCAGAAATTGCCAATGCCTACGCATTCTTAGCATCTG
This is a stretch of genomic DNA from Marivirga harenae. It encodes these proteins:
- a CDS encoding ABC transporter substrate-binding protein is translated as MRSKSLVIFGLIFIISAFQLNAQVNYQSEYLSGKNYFKSGDYQRAQNHFKNLLDLNENNPFYLYASYFYGISAYETGNKDRALEVLGNIRTTHSDWEKIDEVNLWYGKMLMQEGNLMKGLNVLNSTEKDDLKIIANEIKKVTLFAYDSIPLLQKAMELNPYDEVLAKYLAKKINEQPMVDRQVELMEFLIDSFDLNRASFDFVDKSVTEKKDKYRVAVLLPLMAESLSTSKGSKGNQFVLDLYQGIKIAIEELNANGQKIELFSYDTDRDSLKTTKIIESGELLEMDMIIGPLYPIPASLVRDYSYKHKINMVNPLSTNSETIAANPYSFLMKSTAETRAKTAAKYAIENMESKNATIFYGSKPQDSVFAYTYKRMLEADSFNITWMAASRSAVASTEILRSLTEVYDDDTTYTGGKVYISNTVKVKVGDGDSLIMTRDTIGHILVASSDNLLVSNVLSALDTRRDSIPIIGYDEWLDFNQISFDQLQRMGVVMIGQNYFDFSSSDVAKFKEYYRKKFNKLPSQYSYDGYETMWFFGTQLIEFGNYFQYGLYNEGFQNGHLYFGFDYTNANDNQVVPIMKMQDLELKMLNFEQVEEKPSVFTD
- the guaA gene encoding glutamine-hydrolyzing GMP synthase; protein product: MTEQIIILDFGSQYTQLIARRVRELNVYCEIHPFYDAPELTPDVKGVILSGSPCSVRDEDSPKIDLEKYRGKIPLLGVCYGAQYLAQNNGGEVLPSEIREYGRAKLTSFDADNDLLKNLTKGSQVWMSHGDTIKTLPEGFKIIASTPSVEVAAFELENEPTFGIQFHPEVTHTIEGKQLLENFLVKICGCSQDWTSEIFADITIAELKEQLGQDKVVLGLSGGVDSSVAAMLIHHAIGKNLYCIFVDNGLLRKNEFEEVLDSYKHMGLNVKGVDAKDQFYKALAGISDPEGKRKAIGKTFIDVFDQEAKAIKDVKWLAQGTIYPDIIESVSVKGPSATIKSHHNVGGLPEKMNLKVVEPLKTLFKDGVRSVGKALEIDHKILGRHPFPGPGLAIRILGDVTPEKVNIIQEVDSIFIGMMKERGLYDQVWQAGSILLPIQSVGVMGDERTYERVVALRAVASVDGMTADWVHLPYDFLSDVSNEIINKVKGVNRVVYDISSKPPATIEWE
- a CDS encoding tetratricopeptide repeat protein — translated: MDSLLNVAENSNDSIKASIYLDLAIGYRSVQPDVALKYANDALKLAKQNDNYTAKASALHVLGAIYTVLGDYEKAISNLLESLRNYELLGDSKGVANSSNSLGILYFNQEDYENAKKYYNKALNLIDSSEYAMSTGVYKLNIGEVYQATGENEKALKLEMDAYNIFNQLGDINGMAYALGVQAKVNYQLGNNYEAIEMTKGALDYLIEDQDYLGAVEYLNFLVKVYISTNKWSSAEDNAQAALKIARQMNSLKWKIKSFDNLSKIFYQKGMHQLAYQFKDSAYNYENQLMDEEKQKQIANLRVIYESEQKEQENEILRIDQELKRKQITQQRILNLAIISILVILIVFAVVTFRAKNQKQRANNQLRVQNEEIRQQREEIETQAERLKSINSDVVRKNELIEEKNKNITDSINYAKRIQTALLPFSHRISKQLEDYFIYYNPKDIVSGDFYWFSESEDKVILAVADCTGHGIPGAFMSFIGHDMLNHIVNFKGITQPNEILKQLKLSVIHILRQEQSDNRDGMDISICVWDKKNNKVYFSGANHSLIYIQNKQLQQIRGNKTTVGLDEKRNIKDFDNHEINLVGDTCFYLFSDGYVDQFGGDRDKKFMIRNFRELLSTNHMKKMETQGMILRETIEEWMANSEQVDDMLVWGFRVFS
- a CDS encoding BamA/TamA family outer membrane protein, producing the protein MTTEIAFSQDNIDKKTVDLDTAIYETDKNSLFPLPVVYYTPEAGLFYGAAILYNFFTSRKKPINASQVQLAAGYTTKQQTLIFVPFQIFWDQNKWRSIGELGYYNYAYPFYGIGNNGQQDVFSTYRASFPRVRVFLLKETAPNLFVGGRYWFENYDIFMWDNAGSFQQEDFSGGTYNRTSGLGPAMIYDTRDGVYYPRNGHYLESFIEFNHQYTGSTHNYTAISFDYAYYYSPADKTVLAANAFSWSNIGDVPFNRLAQLGGNKKMRGYFQGYFQDNNLLLGQVEIRQELFWRIGLTAFGSAGQTAPTWGDYGMSRWNYAGGAGLRFTFDTKKHINVRLDYAVGKDSNGFYIAFNEAF